From Elusimicrobiales bacterium, the proteins below share one genomic window:
- a CDS encoding asparaginase domain-containing protein: MKIRIIITGGTFDKEYNELTGELFFRRTHIEEMLRLGRCRLDAAVSPLMMIDSLCMTDAHRRKILDACLKCREDRIVITHGTDTMAETARLLGRNISGKTVVLTGAMVPYKFGSSDGMFNLGSALSFAQSLPYGVYIAMNGRLFHSDNVRKNKSKGEFEPVR; encoded by the coding sequence ATGAAAATACGCATTATCATAACCGGCGGCACCTTTGACAAGGAATACAACGAGCTTACCGGCGAGCTTTTCTTCCGCCGCACCCATATTGAGGAGATGCTGCGTCTTGGCCGCTGCCGCCTGGACGCGGCGGTCTCGCCGCTGATGATGATAGACAGTCTCTGCATGACCGACGCCCACCGCCGGAAAATACTGGACGCCTGCCTCAAATGCCGCGAGGACCGTATCGTCATCACCCACGGCACGGATACCATGGCGGAAACGGCGCGCCTTCTGGGCCGGAACATCTCCGGCAAGACGGTGGTGCTGACGGGCGCGATGGTGCCCTACAAATTCGGCAGCTCCGACGGGATGTTCAATCTGGGCAGCGCGTTGTCTTTTGCGCAGTCGCTGCCGTACGGCGTGTATATCGCCATGAATGGCAGGCTGTTCCATTCCGACAACGTGAGGAAAAACAAATCCAAAGGCGAGTTCGAGCCTGTCCGGTAA